A portion of the Pseudomonas sp. PSE14 genome contains these proteins:
- the arfA gene encoding alternative ribosome rescue factor ArfA produces MAKHSKRPNKAKSLVAQPLFRSRQEKPLKGKGSYRREASHNWEASSLLAA; encoded by the coding sequence ATGGCAAAGCACTCCAAACGGCCGAACAAGGCCAAATCCCTGGTCGCGCAACCGCTGTTCCGCAGCCGCCAGGAAAAGCCCCTCAAAGGCAAAGGCAGCTACCGCCGCGAAGCCTCCCACAATTGGGAGGCTTCTTCGCTTCTGGCGGCCTGA
- a CDS encoding YciI family protein — translation MKFLCMIYFDERKAAELPEAELRGIVDECMTYSEQLRRSGNYIAANALLPTPTGRTLRGQGERLAITDGPFAETKEQLGGFYLIEATDMEEAQRIAAKIPPGRLGCVEVRQVREWE, via the coding sequence ATGAAGTTTCTCTGCATGATCTACTTCGACGAGCGCAAGGCGGCTGAATTGCCGGAGGCCGAGCTGCGCGGCATCGTCGATGAATGCATGACCTACAGCGAGCAATTGCGACGCAGCGGCAACTACATCGCCGCCAACGCGCTGCTACCCACGCCCACGGGCCGGACCCTGCGCGGTCAGGGCGAGCGGCTGGCAATCACTGACGGTCCCTTCGCGGAGACCAAGGAACAGCTCGGCGGCTTTTACCTGATCGAGGCTACCGATATGGAAGAGGCCCAGCGCATCGCTGCGAAGATTCCGCCAGGGCGACTGGGCTGCGTGGAGGTTCGGCAGGTGCGGGAATGGGAATGA
- a CDS encoding MFS transporter produces the protein MQQWSPTQRNVVIASVLAWTLDAFDFFLLVFVLTDIAQTFHVGLPQVSLAILLTLAVRPIGALLFGRSAERYGRRPVLMINILIYSLLELASAFSPNLTTFLILRVVYGVAMGGIWGVASSLAMETIPERSRGMVSGLFQAGYPAGYLIASIVYGLFFVVLGWRGMFILGCLPVVLVAFIWFKVPESPIWQAARERKESTPLWPVLRKQWKLCLYAVLLMACFNFFSHGTQDLYPTFLKVQHGFDPHTVSLIAVAYNIAAILGGILFGSLSERIGRKKAIICGSLLALPVLPLWAFSHGAVALGLGAFLMQFMVQGAWGVIPAYLNELAPVGTRAVLPGFVYQLGNLVASVNAPLQAEIAKSYSYGTAMAIVAGVVAVLICMLISTGRDTRGVALDRGGESRRAPLVHS, from the coding sequence ATGCAGCAATGGTCCCCGACCCAGCGCAATGTGGTGATCGCTTCGGTGCTCGCCTGGACGCTGGATGCTTTCGATTTCTTCCTGCTGGTCTTCGTTCTCACCGACATCGCCCAGACCTTTCACGTCGGTCTGCCGCAGGTCTCGCTGGCGATCCTGCTGACCCTGGCGGTGCGGCCTATCGGCGCGCTGCTATTCGGCCGCTCCGCCGAGCGATACGGCCGACGGCCGGTGCTGATGATCAACATCCTGATCTACTCGCTGCTGGAGTTGGCTTCGGCTTTCTCACCAAACCTGACGACTTTCCTCATCCTGCGCGTGGTTTACGGCGTGGCGATGGGGGGGATCTGGGGCGTGGCGTCGTCACTGGCGATGGAGACCATCCCAGAGCGCTCCCGCGGCATGGTGTCAGGGTTGTTCCAGGCCGGTTACCCGGCCGGCTACCTGATTGCCTCGATCGTCTACGGTCTGTTCTTCGTAGTCCTGGGGTGGCGCGGGATGTTTATTCTCGGCTGTCTGCCGGTGGTGCTGGTGGCGTTCATTTGGTTCAAGGTGCCGGAGTCACCAATCTGGCAGGCGGCGCGTGAGCGCAAGGAGTCGACGCCGTTGTGGCCGGTACTGCGCAAGCAATGGAAGCTGTGCCTGTACGCGGTGCTGCTGATGGCGTGCTTCAACTTCTTCAGCCATGGCACCCAAGACTTGTACCCGACCTTCCTGAAGGTGCAGCACGGGTTCGATCCGCACACGGTCAGCCTGATCGCGGTGGCCTATAACATCGCTGCAATCCTGGGCGGTATCCTGTTTGGCAGCCTGTCCGAGCGTATCGGGCGGAAGAAGGCGATCATCTGTGGCTCGCTGCTGGCGCTGCCAGTCCTGCCGCTGTGGGCCTTCAGCCATGGCGCGGTGGCGCTGGGTCTGGGCGCCTTCCTCATGCAGTTCATGGTGCAGGGAGCTTGGGGTGTGATTCCCGCGTACCTCAACGAGCTCGCTCCGGTGGGTACGCGGGCAGTATTGCCGGGGTTCGTCTACCAACTAGGCAATCTGGTCGCTTCGGTGAACGCCCCGCTGCAGGCGGAGATTGCAAAGAGCTACAGCTATGGCACGGCAATGGCCATTGTGGCCGGAGTCGTGGCGGTGTTGATCTGCATGCTGATCAGCACCGGGCGCGATACACGGGGAGTGGCGCTGGATCGGGGCGGGGAGTCGCGTCGGGCGCCGCTGGTACATTCTTGA
- the holA gene encoding DNA polymerase III subunit delta codes for MKLNPGQLAKHLQGNLAPVYVVSGDEPLLCQEACDAIRAACRQRDFGERQVFNAEANFDWGQLLEAGASLSLFAEKRLIELRLPSGKPGDKGAAILLEYLQRPPEDTVLLVSLPKLDGSTQKTKWAKALIDGDGAQFIQIWPIDVHQLPQWIRQRLSQAGLAASQEAVDLIAARVEGNLLAAAQEIEKLKLLAEGQQIDAATVQAAVADSARFDVFGLIDAALGGEAAHCLRMLEGLRGEGVEPPVILWALAREIRVLAALAQQFSQGVPLDKAFSQARPPIWDKRRPLMTRALQRHTGSRWNQMLQDAQLIDAQIKGQAQGDPWSGLARLALLVAGQRISLPSA; via the coding sequence ATGAAGCTCAATCCCGGACAACTCGCCAAGCACCTGCAAGGCAACCTGGCCCCCGTCTATGTGGTCAGCGGCGACGAACCGCTGCTCTGCCAGGAAGCCTGCGACGCCATTCGCGCGGCCTGCCGCCAGCGTGACTTCGGCGAGCGCCAGGTATTCAACGCCGAAGCCAACTTCGACTGGGGCCAGCTGCTCGAAGCCGGCGCCAGCCTCTCGCTGTTCGCTGAAAAGCGCCTGATCGAGCTGCGCCTGCCATCCGGCAAGCCCGGCGACAAGGGCGCGGCTATCCTGCTGGAATACCTGCAACGCCCGCCGGAGGACACCGTCCTGCTGGTCAGCCTGCCCAAGCTCGACGGCAGCACGCAGAAGACCAAGTGGGCCAAGGCACTGATCGATGGCGACGGCGCCCAGTTCATCCAGATCTGGCCGATCGACGTGCACCAGCTGCCGCAGTGGATTCGCCAGCGCCTGTCCCAGGCGGGACTGGCCGCCAGCCAGGAAGCGGTAGACCTGATCGCCGCCCGGGTGGAAGGCAACCTGCTGGCCGCCGCCCAGGAAATCGAAAAGCTCAAGCTGCTGGCCGAAGGTCAGCAGATCGATGCCGCCACCGTCCAGGCGGCGGTGGCCGATAGTGCGCGCTTCGACGTCTTCGGCCTGATCGATGCAGCCCTCGGCGGCGAAGCGGCACATTGCTTGCGCATGCTCGAGGGCCTGCGCGGCGAGGGCGTGGAGCCCCCGGTGATTCTCTGGGCCCTGGCCCGGGAAATCCGCGTGCTCGCGGCCCTGGCGCAACAATTCAGCCAGGGTGTGCCGCTGGACAAGGCCTTCAGCCAGGCCCGCCCCCCCATCTGGGACAAACGCCGCCCACTGATGACCCGCGCCCTGCAGCGCCACACCGGCAGCCGCTGGAACCAGATGCTGCAGGATGCTCAGCTGATCGATGCGCAGATCAAGGGGCAGGCACAGGGCGATCCCTGGAGCGGTCTCGCCCGCCTCGCGCTGCTGGTCGCCGGACAGCGCATCAGCCTGCCATCGGCCTGA
- the lptE gene encoding LPS assembly lipoprotein LptE, giving the protein MKRILTSLALIGLASVLTACGFHLRGMGDTNFALKEVDLTARNAYGETVKQLQQVLEGSGVKVVSRAPYHVILAREDVTNRTVSYTSSARSAENQLTNTLDYEIRGTNNLLLMNGQVQVRKVYVQDENNLVGSDQEAAQIREEMRRDLVQQMAMRLQMITPAQLDELQRKADAKAKAEADAQKAAEDAAKAQPQQSPIEFPKAE; this is encoded by the coding sequence ATGAAACGTATCCTGACCAGCCTCGCGCTGATCGGCCTGGCCAGCGTGCTGACCGCCTGCGGTTTCCACCTGCGCGGCATGGGCGATACGAACTTTGCGCTCAAGGAAGTCGACCTGACCGCCCGCAATGCCTATGGCGAAACGGTCAAGCAGCTCCAGCAAGTGCTCGAAGGCAGCGGCGTGAAAGTCGTCTCCCGCGCGCCTTACCACGTCATCCTCGCGCGCGAAGACGTGACCAATCGTACCGTCAGCTACACCAGCTCGGCACGTAGCGCGGAAAACCAGCTGACCAACACCCTGGACTATGAAATCCGCGGTACCAACAACCTGCTGCTGATGAATGGCCAGGTGCAGGTGCGCAAGGTCTACGTACAGGACGAGAACAACCTGGTCGGCTCCGATCAGGAAGCCGCGCAGATCCGCGAAGAAATGCGCCGCGACCTGGTCCAGCAGATGGCCATGCGCCTGCAGATGATCACCCCGGCCCAGCTGGATGAGCTGCAACGCAAGGCCGATGCCAAGGCCAAGGCCGAAGCGGACGCGCAGAAAGCCGCGGAGGATGCCGCCAAGGCCCAGCCGCAGCAGTCGCCGATCGAATTCCCGAAAGCCGAGTGA
- the leuS gene encoding leucine--tRNA ligase, translating into MHEQYQPLEIESQAQKFWNEHNSFRVDEVAGKEKFYCLSMFPYPSGKLHMGHVRNYTIGDVISRYHRMQGKNVLQPMGWDAFGMPAENAAMKNNVAPAAWTYDNIAYMKSQLNSLGLAIDWSREVTTCKPDYYRWEQWLFTRLFEKGVIYRKNGTVNWDPVDQTVLANEQVIDGRGWRSGALIEKREIPMYYFKITAYAEELLESLDHLPGWPEQVKTMQRNWIGKSRGMEIAFPYDQASIGEAGQMKVFTTRPDTLMGATYVAVAAEHHLATLAAQRDPSLQAFIDECKRGGVAEADIATQEKKGVATSLFVEHPLTGEKLPVWIANYVLMTYGEGAVMAVPGHDERDFEFANKYALPIKQVIAQVGADNDFEPTVWKEWYGLKDDTVVTVNSGKYDSLGYQAAFDAIGADLAAKGLGQARTQFRLRDWGISRQRYWGCPIPIIHCDACGDVPVPADQLPVVLPEDVVPDGAGSPLAKMPEFYSCNCPKCGQPAKRETDTMDTFVESSWYFARYACPQFEDGMLDKKAANYWLPVDQYIGGIEHAILHLLYARFFHKLMRDEGLIDSDEPFKNLLTQGMVVAETYYRTNPNGSKDWFNPADVEVERDAKAKVIGARLKTDGQPVEIGGTEKMSKSKNNGVDPQAMIDAYGADTCRLFMMFASPPDMSLEWSDSGVEGASRFLRRVWRLAQAHVNAGPAGAVDKSVLDDAQKAIHRSIHLAIRQASQDVGQNHKFNTAIAAVMTLMNVLEKAPTATDADRALLQEGLESVTLLLAPITPHICHVIWQELGKDGAVIDASWPQVDEAALVQDSLQLVVQVNGKLRGHIEVPASASREEVEASARANENVLRFTDGLTIRKVIVVPGKLVNIVAN; encoded by the coding sequence ATGCACGAGCAATATCAGCCTCTCGAGATCGAATCCCAGGCCCAGAAGTTCTGGAACGAACACAACTCCTTCCGCGTCGACGAAGTCGCCGGCAAGGAGAAGTTCTACTGCCTGTCGATGTTCCCGTATCCGAGCGGCAAGCTACACATGGGGCACGTGCGCAACTACACCATCGGTGACGTGATCAGCCGCTATCACCGTATGCAGGGCAAGAACGTCCTGCAGCCGATGGGCTGGGACGCGTTCGGCATGCCGGCGGAAAACGCCGCGATGAAGAACAACGTCGCGCCGGCAGCCTGGACCTACGACAACATCGCCTACATGAAGTCCCAGCTCAACAGCCTGGGTCTGGCGATCGACTGGTCCCGCGAAGTCACCACCTGCAAGCCGGACTACTACCGCTGGGAACAGTGGCTGTTCACCCGCCTGTTCGAGAAAGGCGTGATCTACCGCAAGAACGGCACCGTGAACTGGGACCCGGTGGACCAGACCGTGCTGGCCAACGAGCAGGTCATCGACGGCCGTGGCTGGCGTTCGGGCGCGCTGATCGAGAAGCGCGAAATCCCGATGTACTACTTCAAGATCACCGCTTACGCCGAAGAGCTGCTGGAAAGCCTCGACCACCTGCCGGGCTGGCCGGAACAGGTCAAGACCATGCAGCGCAACTGGATCGGCAAGTCCCGCGGCATGGAGATCGCCTTCCCCTATGACCAGGCTTCCATCGGCGAAGCCGGCCAGATGAAGGTCTTCACCACCCGTCCGGACACCCTGATGGGCGCCACCTACGTCGCCGTGGCCGCCGAGCACCACCTGGCCACCCTCGCCGCCCAGCGCGATCCGTCACTGCAGGCGTTCATCGACGAGTGCAAGCGCGGCGGCGTCGCCGAAGCCGACATCGCCACCCAGGAGAAGAAAGGCGTCGCCACTTCCCTGTTCGTCGAGCACCCGCTGACCGGCGAGAAGCTGCCGGTCTGGATCGCCAACTACGTCCTGATGACCTACGGCGAAGGCGCCGTGATGGCCGTGCCGGGCCACGACGAGCGCGACTTCGAATTCGCCAACAAGTACGCCCTGCCGATCAAGCAGGTGATCGCCCAGGTTGGCGCCGACAATGATTTCGAGCCGACCGTCTGGAAAGAGTGGTACGGCCTGAAGGACGACACCGTCGTCACTGTCAACTCTGGCAAGTACGACAGCCTCGGCTACCAGGCCGCATTCGACGCCATCGGCGCCGACCTCGCCGCCAAGGGCCTGGGCCAGGCGCGCACCCAGTTCCGCCTGCGCGACTGGGGCATCAGCCGCCAGCGCTACTGGGGCTGCCCGATCCCGATCATCCACTGCGACGCCTGCGGCGACGTACCGGTCCCGGCCGACCAGCTGCCGGTCGTCCTGCCTGAAGACGTGGTGCCGGACGGCGCCGGCTCGCCCCTGGCCAAGATGCCCGAGTTCTACTCCTGCAACTGCCCGAAATGCGGCCAGCCGGCCAAGCGCGAAACCGACACCATGGACACCTTCGTCGAGTCGTCCTGGTACTTCGCCCGCTACGCCTGCCCGCAGTTCGAAGACGGCATGCTGGACAAGAAGGCCGCGAACTACTGGCTGCCGGTTGACCAGTACATCGGCGGCATCGAGCACGCCATCCTCCACCTGCTCTACGCGCGCTTCTTCCACAAGCTGATGCGCGACGAAGGCCTGATCGACTCCGACGAGCCGTTCAAGAACCTGCTGACCCAGGGCATGGTCGTCGCCGAGACCTACTACCGCACCAACCCGAACGGCAGCAAGGACTGGTTCAACCCGGCCGACGTGGAAGTCGAGCGTGACGCCAAGGCCAAGGTCATCGGCGCGCGCCTGAAGACCGACGGCCAGCCGGTGGAAATCGGCGGCACCGAGAAGATGTCCAAGTCCAAGAACAACGGCGTGGACCCGCAGGCCATGATCGACGCCTATGGCGCCGACACCTGCCGCCTGTTCATGATGTTCGCCTCGCCGCCAGACATGAGCCTGGAGTGGTCCGACTCCGGCGTCGAAGGCGCGAGCCGCTTCCTGCGCCGCGTCTGGCGCCTGGCCCAGGCCCACGTCAACGCAGGCCCCGCCGGCGCCGTAGACAAATCCGTCCTGGACGACGCGCAGAAGGCCATCCACCGCTCCATCCACCTGGCCATCCGCCAGGCCAGCCAGGACGTGGGCCAGAACCACAAGTTCAACACCGCCATCGCCGCCGTGATGACCCTGATGAACGTACTGGAAAAGGCCCCGACCGCCACCGACGCCGACCGCGCTCTGCTGCAGGAAGGCCTGGAAAGCGTCACCCTGCTGCTCGCCCCGATCACCCCGCACATCTGCCACGTGATCTGGCAGGAGCTGGGCAAGGACGGCGCAGTGATCGACGCCAGCTGGCCGCAGGTCGACGAAGCCGCCCTGGTGCAGGACAGCCTGCAACTGGTGGTGCAGGTCAACGGCAAACTGCGCGGCCACATCGAAGTGCCCGCCAGCGCCAGCCGCGAAGAGGTGGAAGCCTCGGCGCGTGCCAACGAGAACGTACTGCGCTTCACTGACGGCCTGACCATCCGCAAGGTGATCGTGGTTCCGGGTAAGCTGGTCAACATCGTGGCCAACTAA
- a CDS encoding ElyC/SanA/YdcF family protein — translation MPLRYVLKQILMPPGLLLLLLLLAFVLRRRFPRFSVLCFFTGFLGLLAMSLPVTVEWGARQLEQQAPLKQADWAGLAQRADAIVVLGAGRVRGDRAWDEDQPGLMARERLRYAARLAKASGLPVLTSGGLHYGTPPTEADIMARSLSDDYGVEVRWQEGASRTTWENAQLSAPILREAGIRRVVLVTQAAHMPRAMWSFEKAGFEVVPAPVGYIGVDNARPLGGWLPEGRAIWQSEQLLNEAIGLVGYRVFYR, via the coding sequence ATGCCGCTTCGCTACGTTCTCAAACAGATTCTGATGCCGCCAGGACTGCTGCTTCTGCTGCTGCTCCTGGCCTTTGTCCTGCGCCGACGTTTTCCCCGTTTCTCGGTCCTGTGCTTCTTCACCGGCTTTCTTGGCCTGTTGGCGATGAGCCTGCCGGTGACCGTGGAGTGGGGCGCGCGCCAGCTGGAGCAGCAGGCGCCGCTGAAACAGGCGGACTGGGCTGGGCTGGCGCAGCGCGCCGACGCCATCGTGGTGCTGGGGGCCGGCCGGGTGCGCGGCGACCGCGCCTGGGACGAGGACCAGCCCGGCCTGATGGCCCGCGAACGGTTGCGCTACGCCGCCCGCCTGGCCAAGGCCAGCGGCTTGCCGGTGCTGACTTCTGGCGGCCTGCACTACGGAACGCCGCCCACGGAGGCCGACATCATGGCCCGCAGCCTGAGCGACGACTACGGCGTCGAGGTGCGCTGGCAGGAAGGGGCGAGCCGCACGACCTGGGAGAATGCCCAGCTCAGCGCGCCTATCCTGCGTGAGGCCGGCATCCGGCGCGTGGTTCTGGTGACCCAGGCGGCGCACATGCCGCGCGCGATGTGGAGCTTCGAGAAGGCGGGTTTCGAGGTGGTTCCGGCGCCGGTTGGCTATATCGGCGTGGACAACGCCCGGCCGCTGGGCGGCTGGCTGCCGGAAGGGCGCGCCATCTGGCAGAGCGAGCAGTTGCTCAACGAGGCGATCGGGTTGGTGGGTTACCGGGTGTTTTATCGATAG
- the lnt gene encoding apolipoprotein N-acyltransferase, which translates to MRWITRPGLPGHLLALAAGALTPLALAPFGYWPLALLSLALFYLGLRGTTAGSALWRGWWYGFGAFIAGTSWIYFSIHDFGGASGPLAAFLVIGFSAGVAFFFALPAWAWARLFRRNNAPVSDALAFAALWVALELFRSWFLTGFPWLYAGYSQLQGPLAGLAPIGGVWLVSFSIALTGALIINIPALTQRPARLVAGLILLIAPWAVGIAYKGHAWTTPAGAPLKVAALQGNIAQEMKWDPKAVTHQLELYRDLTAEQNGVDLIIWPETAVPVLKDQATGYLAMINEVATAKKAALITGVPVRQKAAEGVRYYNGITVVGDGSGDYLKQKLVPFGEYVPLQDLLRGLIAFFDLPMSDFARGPADQPLLKAKSYSIAPYICYEVVYPEFAAELAAQSQLLLTISNDAWFGTSIGPLQHLQMAQMRALEAGRWMVRGTNNGVTALIDPFGKLAVQIPQFQQGVLHGEVVPMQGLTPYLKWRVWPLVILGSVLLVWALVRRKTHPEERRLFR; encoded by the coding sequence ATGCGCTGGATCACCCGCCCCGGCCTGCCAGGCCATCTGCTCGCCCTGGCCGCTGGCGCGCTCACCCCGCTGGCCCTGGCTCCGTTCGGCTACTGGCCGCTGGCGCTGCTGTCCCTCGCCCTGTTCTACCTCGGCCTACGCGGCACCACCGCCGGCTCCGCCCTGTGGCGTGGCTGGTGGTATGGCTTCGGTGCGTTCATCGCCGGCACCAGCTGGATCTACTTCAGCATCCACGACTTCGGTGGTGCCTCAGGGCCCTTGGCCGCCTTCCTGGTGATCGGCTTCAGCGCTGGGGTAGCCTTCTTCTTCGCCCTGCCCGCCTGGGCCTGGGCGCGCCTGTTCCGCCGCAACAACGCGCCAGTCAGCGACGCGCTTGCCTTCGCCGCGCTGTGGGTGGCGCTGGAGCTGTTCCGCAGCTGGTTCCTCACCGGTTTCCCCTGGCTCTACGCCGGCTACAGCCAGCTGCAAGGGCCGCTGGCGGGGCTCGCGCCCATCGGCGGCGTGTGGCTGGTGTCGTTCAGCATCGCTCTCACCGGCGCGCTGATCATCAACATCCCAGCACTCACCCAGCGCCCCGCACGCCTAGTCGCCGGCCTGATCCTGCTGATCGCCCCCTGGGCCGTCGGCATTGCCTACAAGGGCCACGCCTGGACCACCCCGGCCGGCGCCCCTCTGAAGGTCGCCGCCCTACAGGGCAACATCGCCCAGGAAATGAAGTGGGATCCGAAGGCCGTAACCCATCAGCTGGAGCTGTACCGCGACCTGACCGCCGAGCAGAACGGCGTCGACCTGATCATCTGGCCGGAAACCGCCGTGCCCGTGCTCAAGGACCAGGCCACCGGCTACCTGGCAATGATCAACGAAGTTGCCACCGCCAAGAAGGCCGCGCTCATCACCGGCGTGCCCGTACGCCAGAAGGCGGCCGAGGGCGTGCGCTACTACAACGGCATCACCGTGGTTGGCGACGGCAGCGGCGACTACCTCAAGCAGAAGCTGGTGCCCTTCGGCGAATACGTGCCCCTGCAGGACCTGCTGCGCGGCCTGATCGCCTTCTTCGACCTGCCGATGTCCGACTTCGCCCGTGGGCCGGCCGACCAGCCGCTGCTCAAGGCCAAGAGTTACAGCATCGCGCCCTACATCTGCTACGAAGTGGTCTATCCGGAGTTCGCCGCTGAACTGGCGGCGCAGAGCCAGCTGCTGCTGACCATCAGTAACGACGCCTGGTTCGGCACCTCCATCGGCCCGCTGCAACACCTGCAGATGGCACAGATGCGCGCCCTCGAAGCCGGCCGCTGGATGGTGCGCGGCACCAACAACGGCGTGACCGCGCTGATCGACCCGTTCGGCAAGCTGGCGGTGCAGATCCCGCAGTTCCAGCAAGGCGTGCTGCACGGCGAAGTGGTACCGATGCAGGGCCTGACGCCCTATCTCAAGTGGCGCGTCTGGCCGCTGGTGATCCTGGGTTCGGTGCTGCTGGTATGGGCACTGGTGCGGCGGAAGACGCATCCAGAAGAGCGCCGCCTGTTCCGCTGA
- a CDS encoding HlyC/CorC family transporter gives MSEDRSSNGHKSWLDKITQAFAHEPRNRQELLELLREAHDNKLLDSEALSIVEGAIQVADLQVRDIMIPRSQMITIKSTQKPADFLPAIIEAAHSRYPVIGESLDDIMGVLLAKDLLPLILHDQNHAFNIRDLLRPATFVPESKRLNVLLREFRANRNHMAIVIDEYGGVAGLVTIEDVLEQIVGDIEDEHDVEEDSYIKPLPSGDFIVKALTPVEAFNDFFGAEFSDEEFDTVGGVVMSAFGHLPKRNETTELGGFRFRVLNADSRRLHLLRLTPLQD, from the coding sequence ATGAGCGAAGACCGATCGAGCAATGGGCACAAGTCGTGGTTGGACAAGATCACCCAGGCTTTTGCCCATGAGCCGAGAAACCGCCAGGAGCTGCTTGAGCTGCTGCGCGAAGCCCACGACAACAAGCTGCTCGACAGCGAAGCGTTGTCCATCGTCGAAGGCGCGATTCAGGTGGCGGACCTCCAGGTCCGCGACATCATGATCCCGCGTTCGCAGATGATCACTATCAAGTCGACGCAGAAGCCCGCCGACTTCCTCCCCGCCATCATCGAAGCGGCGCACTCGCGCTACCCGGTGATCGGCGAGAGCCTGGACGACATCATGGGCGTCCTGCTGGCCAAGGATCTGCTGCCGCTGATCCTCCACGACCAGAACCACGCCTTCAACATCAGGGACCTGCTGCGCCCGGCCACCTTCGTGCCCGAGTCCAAGCGCCTGAACGTGCTGCTGCGTGAGTTCCGCGCCAACCGCAACCACATGGCCATCGTCATCGACGAATATGGCGGCGTGGCGGGCCTGGTGACCATCGAGGACGTGCTGGAGCAGATCGTCGGCGACATCGAGGACGAGCACGACGTCGAGGAAGACAGCTACATCAAGCCGTTGCCCAGCGGCGACTTCATCGTCAAGGCGCTGACCCCGGTGGAAGCCTTCAACGATTTCTTCGGCGCGGAATTCTCCGACGAGGAGTTCGACACCGTTGGCGGCGTGGTGATGAGTGCCTTCGGCCACCTGCCCAAGCGCAACGAGACCACCGAACTGGGCGGCTTCCGCTTCCGCGTGCTCAACGCGGACAGCCGCCGCCTGCACCTGCTGCGCCTGACCCCGCTGCAGGACTGA
- the ybeY gene encoding rRNA maturation RNase YbeY: protein MLELDLQVASQAPGLPSEADFRRWCELALRQRQNDSELTIRLVDESEGRELNKTWRHKDYATNVLSFPADVPDELLDIPLLGDLVICAPVVQREAAEQGKSLEAHWAHLVIHGCLHLLGYDHIEDAEAEEMEGLERELLAELGHPDPYAADEE from the coding sequence ATGCTTGAACTGGACCTGCAGGTCGCCTCGCAAGCGCCCGGCCTGCCGAGCGAAGCCGACTTCCGCCGCTGGTGCGAACTGGCCCTGCGCCAGCGCCAGAACGACTCGGAGCTGACCATCCGCCTGGTGGATGAAAGTGAAGGCCGCGAACTGAACAAGACCTGGCGACACAAGGACTACGCCACCAACGTACTGTCTTTCCCCGCCGACGTTCCCGACGAGCTGCTGGACATCCCGCTGCTCGGCGACCTGGTGATCTGCGCCCCGGTGGTGCAGCGCGAAGCCGCCGAACAGGGCAAATCCCTCGAGGCCCACTGGGCCCATCTCGTCATCCATGGTTGCCTGCACCTGCTCGGCTACGATCACATCGAAGATGCCGAAGCCGAGGAAATGGAAGGCCTGGAACGGGAATTGCTGGCCGAACTGGGTCACCCGGACCCGTACGCGGCCGATGAAGAATAA
- a CDS encoding PhoH family protein has translation MNAPLDIHRFMLEPFEARSFANLCGQFDEHLHQIEKRLDIEIRNRGNQFELVGEPDRTQAAENLLQRLYREAQNGTELTPDMVHLFLQESGLEDLVNAPEAPLVTLKTRKAHIRPRGANQQRYVKAILDHDINFGIGPAGTGKTYLAVACAVDALEREQIRRILLVRPAVEAGEKLGFLPGDLSQKIDPYLRPLYDALYEMLGFETVAKLIERQVIEVAPLAYMRGRTLNNSFIILDESQNTTMEQMKMFLTRIGFGSTAVITGDVTQVDLPRGTRSGLKHVMEVLRDVPGISFTHFKSKDVVRHPLVQRIVDAYDAYENRLTGVESQGNKHA, from the coding sequence TTGAACGCCCCTCTGGATATTCATCGTTTCATGCTCGAACCTTTCGAGGCCCGCAGCTTTGCCAACCTGTGCGGGCAGTTCGACGAGCATCTGCACCAGATCGAGAAGCGCCTCGACATCGAGATCCGCAACCGCGGCAACCAGTTCGAGCTGGTCGGTGAACCGGACCGCACCCAAGCGGCCGAAAATCTTCTGCAGCGCCTCTACCGCGAGGCCCAGAACGGCACCGAACTGACGCCCGACATGGTCCACCTGTTCCTGCAGGAATCCGGCCTGGAAGACCTGGTCAACGCCCCCGAAGCGCCCCTGGTAACGCTCAAGACCCGCAAGGCGCACATCCGTCCGCGCGGCGCCAACCAGCAGCGTTATGTGAAGGCCATCCTCGATCACGACATCAACTTCGGCATCGGCCCGGCCGGCACCGGCAAGACCTACCTCGCCGTGGCCTGCGCCGTGGACGCCCTGGAGCGTGAGCAGATCCGCCGCATCCTGCTGGTACGCCCGGCAGTCGAGGCCGGCGAGAAACTCGGCTTCCTGCCGGGCGACCTGTCGCAGAAGATCGACCCATACCTGCGCCCGCTCTACGACGCGCTGTACGAGATGCTCGGCTTCGAGACCGTGGCCAAGCTGATCGAGCGCCAGGTGATCGAAGTTGCGCCGCTGGCCTACATGCGCGGCCGCACGCTGAACAACAGCTTCATCATCCTCGACGAAAGCCAGAACACCACGATGGAACAGATGAAGATGTTCCTCACCCGCATCGGCTTCGGCTCCACCGCGGTGATCACCGGCGACGTCACCCAGGTCGACCTGCCGCGCGGTACCCGTTCAGGCCTCAAGCACGTGATGGAAGTGCTGCGCGACGTGCCCGGCATCAGCTTCACCCACTTCAAGTCCAAGGACGTCGTGCGTCACCCGCTGGTGCAGCGCATCGTCGATGCCTATGACGCCTACGAGAACCGCCTGACCGGCGTCGAAAGCCAAGGCAACAAGCATGCTTGA